A single region of the Pontimicrobium sp. SW4 genome encodes:
- a CDS encoding DUF2809 domain-containing protein, which produces MKFSKTYFILFLMLFAIEACIAYFLKSGFIRHTFGDFLVVIMLYCLFKSFIDIKPTTLGLIVLCIAFIVEFLQLTPLLELVNLQDNKAAKIVFGSTFHVTDLVAYTLGIVTTIIIEKKLNHDKFKNTHKF; this is translated from the coding sequence ATGAAATTCTCAAAAACATATTTCATACTATTCTTAATGCTATTTGCTATAGAAGCATGCATCGCTTATTTCTTAAAAAGCGGCTTCATTCGTCATACGTTTGGTGATTTTCTGGTGGTCATTATGCTGTATTGTCTCTTTAAAAGTTTTATAGACATTAAGCCAACTACTTTAGGCTTAATAGTCCTTTGTATTGCTTTTATTGTAGAGTTTCTACAACTAACACCATTATTGGAATTGGTGAATTTACAAGACAATAAGGCTGCAAAAATTGTTTTCGGCAGTACGTTTCATGTGACAGATCTAGTAGCTTATACTTTAGGCATCGTGACTACTATAATAATAGAAAAGAAATTAAACCATGACAAATTTAAAAACACTCATAAATTCTAG
- a CDS encoding DUF1361 domain-containing protein, translated as MTNLKTLINSRFQLLTYMALSMMLSGFLLLLRVKLNQSFYYLFLVWNLFLAFIPFCMTLYLKSKTRITKTKLLAYFTIWLLFLPNAPYIITDLLHFKRSTSTFLWLDILMVTSFTINGLVLFHLTLLDMETLLRKFISIKKTNFLFLFVFFLTGFGMYLGRFLRFNSWDILQHPDLLINNIWEIISNPNQHFEAWTFTFCFGVFLGLTYKVVKTLKQTNF; from the coding sequence ATGACAAATTTAAAAACACTCATAAATTCTAGATTTCAGTTACTAACTTACATGGCATTGTCAATGATGCTAAGCGGATTTCTACTCTTACTTAGAGTAAAGCTAAACCAATCGTTTTACTACTTATTTTTAGTGTGGAATTTGTTCTTAGCTTTTATTCCATTTTGCATGACATTATATCTTAAAAGCAAAACTAGAATAACCAAAACAAAGTTACTTGCCTATTTCACAATTTGGCTATTGTTCTTGCCGAATGCACCTTATATAATCACTGATTTATTGCATTTTAAAAGAAGTACAAGCACATTTTTATGGTTGGATATTTTAATGGTAACATCATTTACTATAAATGGATTGGTACTTTTTCACTTAACACTTTTGGATATGGAAACTCTGTTGAGAAAATTCATAAGTATTAAGAAAACCAACTTTTTATTTTTATTTGTTTTCTTCTTAACTGGATTTGGAATGTATTTAGGTCGTTTTTTAAGATTTAATTCTTGGGATATTTTACAGCATCCAGATTTATTAATTAATAATATATGGGAGATAATAAGTAATCCAAATCAACATTTCGAAGCTTGGACTTTTACATTCTGTTTTGGTGTATTTTTAGGCTTAACTTACAAAGTTGTTAAAACACTTAAACAAACCAATTTTTAA
- a CDS encoding SDR family NAD(P)-dependent oxidoreductase, whose protein sequence is MNKTALVTGAATGLGLELALLLAKDSFNLILIDIDAVNLEKAKLQITSLHDIEVILLVKDLCLPNIAEDIFAEMSSPIDVLINNAGFGLFGSFSNTDWNREMEMLQLHVITTTQLTKLLLPDMIERGSGKILNLSSLAAFQPGPLMSLYYASKAYILSFSEAIANELKGTGVTVTALCPGPTRTSFQSTVSDSSADNKIGFNMACPKQVALYGYKAMHKGRIVAIPGMFNKFLSILPRVFTRKRATSIVRIIQEKNRND, encoded by the coding sequence ATGAATAAAACAGCGTTAGTCACTGGTGCTGCTACGGGATTAGGATTAGAGTTAGCATTACTGTTAGCAAAAGACTCTTTTAATCTAATTTTAATTGATATTGACGCTGTTAATCTTGAAAAAGCTAAATTACAAATTACTAGTTTACATGATATAGAAGTTATTCTATTAGTGAAAGATTTATGTCTACCAAATATAGCAGAAGATATCTTTGCTGAAATGAGTTCGCCTATTGATGTTTTAATAAACAATGCAGGTTTTGGACTATTTGGTTCTTTTTCGAATACAGATTGGAATCGTGAAATGGAGATGTTGCAACTGCATGTTATTACTACTACACAACTAACAAAGCTATTACTGCCAGACATGATTGAAAGAGGGTCGGGTAAAATATTAAACTTATCTTCACTTGCGGCCTTTCAACCAGGGCCTTTAATGTCTTTATACTATGCTTCAAAGGCCTATATTTTATCTTTTTCAGAAGCTATTGCAAATGAACTTAAAGGTACAGGAGTTACTGTAACAGCATTGTGTCCTGGGCCAACAAGAACATCATTTCAATCAACTGTTTCAGATTCATCTGCGGATAATAAAATTGGATTTAATATGGCTTGTCCAAAACAAGTTGCATTATATGGTTATAAAGCAATGCACAAAGGAAGAATTGTTGCAATACCTGGAATGTTTAATAAGTTTTTATCAATATTACCACGCGTTTTTACCAGAAAAAGAGCAACTTCTATTGTTAGAATAATTCAAGAAAAAAACAGAAATGATTAA
- a CDS encoding RagB/SusD family nutrient uptake outer membrane protein: MKNIKYLIIVLCSFCIVSCESELDIEPQQSVSEDVATATADNIEAILVGAYATGRGNYDGDIANISVLFGNTDQVEWNGTFANLRDVYFKQMINNNGSANTIYGNYYLLFGDVNTVLANLDKFTDLDRKDRVEGEAKFLRGLAYFDMARLFGQQYNSAGGNTQEAVPIVLDPPNVTRQVARNTVEEVYARVISDLTDAYAILPDDNGNRADKYAAQALLARVYLQQGNYSAARDAAHDVIENSGHTLMPTFSAVFDSDDNTSETIFSWVITTQEGVNRHVQHFATQALGGRGGDISITPAYLSKFDSPLDERGNFYYTDAGLTLSSKYVRQYANTEQVRLAEMHLIRAECNFRESTSLGLDPLVEINTLRARSSAPALGALTLDLILNERELELGLEGFVLHDYKRTQRDIGGMPYNDNKLIFPIPQSARDRNPLLSQNPDY, from the coding sequence ATGAAAAATATAAAATATTTAATTATTGTTTTATGTTCGTTTTGCATCGTTTCATGTGAAAGCGAATTAGATATAGAGCCACAACAAAGTGTTAGTGAAGATGTTGCAACGGCAACTGCTGATAATATTGAAGCAATCCTAGTTGGTGCTTATGCAACTGGAAGAGGAAATTATGATGGAGATATAGCAAACATAAGTGTGCTATTTGGTAATACTGATCAAGTTGAGTGGAACGGAACTTTTGCTAATCTAAGAGATGTTTATTTTAAGCAAATGATAAATAATAATGGATCTGCAAATACTATTTATGGCAACTACTATTTACTCTTTGGAGATGTTAATACAGTTTTAGCAAATTTGGATAAGTTTACTGATCTTGATAGAAAAGATCGTGTTGAAGGTGAGGCTAAATTTTTAAGAGGTCTTGCTTATTTTGATATGGCTCGTCTTTTTGGACAGCAGTATAATTCAGCTGGAGGAAATACTCAAGAGGCAGTTCCAATAGTATTAGATCCGCCAAATGTTACAAGGCAAGTTGCTAGAAATACAGTTGAAGAAGTTTATGCTCGTGTTATAAGCGATCTAACGGATGCTTATGCTATTTTACCTGACGATAATGGTAATAGGGCAGATAAATACGCAGCTCAAGCATTATTAGCAAGAGTTTATTTACAACAAGGCAATTATAGTGCGGCAAGAGACGCGGCTCATGATGTTATTGAAAATAGTGGACATACTTTAATGCCTACGTTTAGTGCTGTTTTTGATTCAGATGATAATACATCAGAAACTATTTTTTCTTGGGTAATTACTACGCAAGAAGGTGTTAATAGACACGTTCAGCATTTTGCAACTCAAGCTTTAGGTGGTAGAGGAGGAGATATTTCTATAACACCAGCATATTTAAGCAAATTCGATTCTCCATTAGATGAACGAGGAAACTTCTATTACACGGATGCAGGATTAACATTAAGTTCAAAGTATGTTCGTCAATATGCCAATACTGAGCAAGTACGATTAGCTGAGATGCATTTAATTAGAGCTGAATGTAATTTTAGAGAAAGCACCTCATTAGGCTTAGATCCTTTAGTAGAGATTAATACGTTAAGAGCTAGATCTTCTGCGCCAGCTTTAGGAGCATTAACATTGGATTTAATACTAAACGAAAGAGAATTAGAATTAGGGTTAGAAGGATTTGTATTACATGATTATAAGCGTACTCAACGTGATATTGGTGGAATGCCTTATAACGACAACAAGTTGATTTTTCCAATACCACAATCAGCAAGAGATAGAAACCCATTGTTAAGTCAAAACCCTGATTACTAA
- a CDS encoding TonB-dependent receptor yields the protein MKKKCKVVFLLLFLNISIAFAQQKTVSGTVSDQSGVPLIGVNIVVKGTTNGTQTDFDGKYSINVNEGQTLAFTYVGLKPVEVIVASSSTINVTMEEDAAALEEVVVIGYGTQSKRLLTDNVAKIDASQIEGVSTPSFQGAIVGKAAGVQITQINGKVEGGVKTIIRGLSSVSASQEPLYIIDGIEMNNRNTSSIGANLNPLLSLNPNDVASIDILKDASATAIYGAKGTNGVILITTKRGKQGDSKVSVDFSTSVGEPTNKRNWLNAEQYVELLRESAFNSGFFADQTASDAWVDGRLPRYQGDEDWRNVDTDWQEEAFQNSITQDINVSVSGGNEKTTSYISGAYNDTEGIVRGNNLKRYSLRANLDHKVSSKFNVGLNANYSSTIIDRISGDNSFTTPLQAIAQVPTSPVYLNNGDPNDGTLYANFLLQDKHSFRKTSVRRILSKVFGDYQFLPSLSFRTEFGYDYLSQTVDRNTGRLAPFQSTNGQTFASNDGTEIISTNNYFTFDHTFGELSDLNVVAGMTYTRLKNRAISVTGDGFPTDDFKSVSSAATISAGTGTFTNWAQVSYFARATYSYDNKYLLKASLRNDASSRFGADQRNGYFPAASAGWIISEEDFLKDSNVVSNLKLRGSWGINGNTPVSNFGSLGLYGGTAYDGVSGIAFTQIENPNLKWEETAQTDIGIDFGFLNNRISGEIDYYVKKTNDLIFNERIPFEAGAPGHAILKNVGNLENKGFEFVLNTTNIQTDDLTWKTSFNIATNKNKVTNLPNGADLITGRNILREGEPINAFYMVEYAGVDPANGDALYYLNTENSDGSLDKTKTNNFSQAQRIIMGNPNPDLIGGLSSNLTYKTFDFSFTFQGQWGASLYNNAGQYQETGFGNGLDNQDVYVFKNRWQNPGDVTDVPQARLFNNNGHSASSRYLQDADFIRLRNITLGYSLPQSVLDNIGFSKVRVYLAGLNLITITDYRGYDPESSNDDANTNTNVGNTFYSAPPAKTFTLGVNLTF from the coding sequence ATGAAAAAAAAATGCAAAGTTGTTTTCTTACTATTGTTTTTAAACATTTCTATTGCTTTTGCGCAACAAAAAACCGTATCAGGAACAGTTTCGGACCAATCGGGAGTTCCTCTTATTGGAGTTAATATTGTTGTAAAAGGCACTACGAATGGAACACAAACAGATTTCGATGGTAAATATTCAATTAATGTAAATGAAGGACAGACCCTTGCATTTACGTACGTAGGACTTAAACCTGTTGAGGTAATAGTAGCATCTTCCAGTACTATAAACGTTACTATGGAAGAAGATGCAGCAGCGTTAGAAGAGGTTGTCGTAATTGGCTACGGTACGCAATCTAAAAGATTATTAACCGATAATGTCGCAAAAATTGACGCTAGTCAAATTGAAGGCGTTTCAACACCTAGTTTTCAAGGTGCCATTGTTGGTAAGGCAGCAGGTGTACAAATCACACAAATTAATGGTAAAGTTGAGGGTGGTGTAAAAACTATTATTAGAGGATTGTCTTCGGTTTCAGCTTCTCAAGAGCCATTATACATAATTGATGGTATTGAAATGAACAATAGAAACACTTCTTCTATTGGAGCAAATTTAAATCCATTATTATCTCTAAATCCAAATGATGTTGCTTCTATAGATATTCTAAAAGATGCTTCAGCAACAGCTATTTATGGAGCAAAGGGGACCAATGGTGTAATTTTAATTACTACTAAAAGAGGAAAACAAGGAGACTCTAAAGTTTCTGTAGATTTTTCGACATCAGTAGGAGAGCCAACCAATAAAAGAAATTGGTTAAATGCAGAACAATATGTTGAGTTATTGAGAGAGTCGGCTTTTAACAGTGGTTTTTTTGCAGATCAAACAGCTTCAGATGCATGGGTAGATGGTCGTTTACCAAGGTATCAAGGTGATGAAGATTGGAGAAATGTAGATACCGATTGGCAAGAAGAAGCTTTTCAAAATAGTATCACTCAGGATATAAATGTATCTGTTTCTGGAGGAAATGAGAAAACAACAAGTTACATTTCTGGAGCTTATAATGATACTGAAGGAATTGTAAGAGGAAACAATTTAAAGCGTTATAGTTTAAGAGCAAATTTGGATCATAAAGTAAGTAGTAAATTTAATGTAGGCCTTAATGCAAATTATTCCAGTACGATTATAGATAGAATCTCAGGTGATAATTCGTTTACTACACCATTACAAGCTATAGCCCAAGTTCCAACATCACCAGTGTATTTAAATAATGGTGATCCAAATGATGGAACACTATATGCAAACTTTTTATTACAAGACAAACATTCTTTTAGAAAAACATCTGTAAGAAGAATTTTGAGTAAGGTTTTTGGTGATTACCAATTCTTACCATCTCTAAGTTTTAGAACTGAGTTTGGATATGATTATTTAAGTCAGACAGTTGACAGAAATACAGGACGACTAGCACCATTTCAATCCACAAATGGGCAAACATTTGCATCTAATGATGGAACTGAAATTATATCAACAAACAACTATTTCACGTTCGACCATACGTTTGGAGAATTATCAGATTTAAATGTTGTAGCTGGTATGACGTATACTAGATTAAAAAACAGAGCAATTTCGGTTACAGGTGATGGATTTCCAACCGACGATTTTAAATCTGTTTCAAGTGCTGCAACAATTTCAGCGGGAACAGGAACATTTACAAATTGGGCGCAAGTATCTTATTTTGCTAGAGCGACTTATAGTTATGATAATAAATATTTATTAAAGGCTTCACTTCGTAATGATGCATCGTCTCGATTTGGTGCAGACCAACGTAATGGATATTTCCCTGCAGCATCAGCTGGATGGATTATCTCGGAAGAAGATTTTTTAAAAGACTCTAATGTAGTTTCAAATTTAAAACTAAGAGGCAGTTGGGGAATAAATGGTAATACACCAGTTTCAAATTTTGGAAGCTTAGGACTTTATGGAGGGACTGCTTATGATGGTGTATCTGGTATTGCTTTTACACAAATTGAAAATCCTAATTTAAAATGGGAAGAAACAGCCCAAACTGATATTGGAATCGATTTCGGATTTCTTAATAACAGAATAAGCGGTGAGATAGATTATTATGTAAAGAAAACTAATGATTTAATATTTAATGAGCGTATTCCGTTTGAAGCTGGAGCTCCAGGTCATGCTATATTAAAAAATGTTGGAAATCTTGAAAACAAAGGATTCGAGTTTGTTTTAAATACTACCAACATTCAAACAGATGATTTAACATGGAAAACCAGTTTTAATATTGCAACCAATAAGAATAAGGTTACTAATTTGCCAAATGGTGCAGACCTTATAACAGGACGAAATATTCTTAGAGAAGGCGAACCTATCAATGCGTTTTATATGGTTGAATATGCTGGTGTTGATCCAGCAAATGGTGATGCCTTATATTACTTGAATACTGAAAATTCTGATGGTTCTTTAGATAAAACGAAAACTAATAATTTTTCTCAAGCGCAACGTATTATTATGGGTAATCCAAACCCAGATCTTATTGGAGGATTGTCAAGTAATTTAACTTATAAAACATTCGATTTTTCGTTTACATTCCAAGGTCAATGGGGAGCAAGTTTATATAACAATGCTGGACAGTATCAAGAGACAGGTTTTGGTAATGGTTTGGATAATCAGGATGTATATGTTTTCAAAAACAGATGGCAAAACCCTGGAGATGTTACAGATGTACCACAAGCAAGGTTATTTAATAACAATGGTCATTCTGCTAGTTCTAGATATTTACAAGATGCCGATTTTATAAGACTTAGAAATATAACATTAGGGTATTCATTACCACAGAGTGTTTTAGATAATATCGGTTTTAGTAAAGTAAGAGTGTATTTAGCTGGTTTAAATCTAATTACCATTACAGATTATAGAGGCTATGACCCAGAATCATCGAATGATGATGCCAATACAAATACTAATGTAGGTAATACATTCTATTCGGCACCGCCAGCAAAGACATTTACACTCGGAGTTAATTTAACCTTTTAA
- a CDS encoding AraC family transcriptional regulator, with product MEKLKKHIVYPKKDFILIIFLALLSNAFALEQYFIEGVDVKIAEKNLLEFPSFFDSSFVLDSNLVQSKDSILYFRNLAVEYSSKNDVDNAIVYIKKYIGATADLSLINDHLFSNINNAEKYIAFKQKYLPKFNFMAIIYFYAGFLGIFIFVILNIKKGVDRVGTFLISLFVLFNSLFILHLSLYIINYQYHIPQALMMTITFSFLYGPLLYFYFKRVNYNYKFRLIDILHLIPSIILLISILPYYFMSSLEKFNILFDGRKELLPAAYTVIVVKILSLSIYAFLILKVYRKNKKIVNNKNKVIFCWQRNLLTLHIIYTIAYIIYVGGVVKIINFQPLYHLQILVMVSVVFYVAYIAYGQPEIFKGKVKLLDPINFFKYKKSGLTPSFSLELKENLLRLLSEEKIYLDNDLNLESLSDKLGTTRHNTSQVINEHFNMSFSELMNQYRIDEATEILKKDEYNSLSIIQVAYEVGFNNKVSFNKSFKKQLSLTPTQYIKSIRA from the coding sequence TTGGAAAAGCTTAAAAAACATATAGTTTATCCAAAAAAAGACTTTATTCTAATTATTTTTCTTGCCTTGCTTTCAAATGCCTTTGCATTGGAGCAGTACTTTATTGAAGGTGTAGACGTGAAAATTGCTGAAAAGAATTTATTAGAGTTTCCGTCTTTTTTTGACTCTTCATTTGTATTGGATTCTAATCTAGTGCAATCAAAGGATTCTATATTGTATTTTAGAAATTTGGCTGTAGAATATTCTAGTAAGAATGATGTAGATAATGCTATTGTATATATTAAGAAGTATATAGGAGCTACTGCAGATTTATCTTTAATAAACGACCATCTATTTTCAAACATTAATAATGCTGAGAAGTATATAGCATTTAAGCAGAAATACTTGCCAAAATTTAATTTTATGGCAATAATTTACTTTTATGCAGGCTTTTTAGGGATTTTTATTTTTGTAATACTAAATATAAAAAAGGGAGTGGACAGGGTAGGTACCTTTTTAATTAGTCTATTCGTATTATTTAACTCATTGTTTATTTTACATTTAAGCCTGTATATAATTAATTATCAATACCACATACCACAAGCATTGATGATGACTATAACATTTTCCTTTTTATATGGACCATTGCTCTACTTTTATTTTAAGAGGGTTAATTATAATTATAAGTTTAGATTAATAGATATTTTACATTTGATACCATCAATAATTCTTTTGATATCAATTTTGCCTTATTATTTTATGTCTTCATTAGAGAAGTTTAATATTCTATTTGATGGAAGAAAAGAATTGCTTCCAGCTGCTTATACTGTAATTGTTGTTAAAATACTGTCTTTATCTATTTATGCCTTTTTAATTTTAAAAGTGTATCGAAAAAATAAAAAGATTGTAAATAATAAAAATAAAGTGATATTTTGTTGGCAAAGAAATTTATTAACGCTTCACATAATCTATACAATTGCTTATATAATATATGTAGGAGGAGTTGTTAAAATAATTAATTTTCAACCCTTGTATCATTTGCAAATTTTGGTAATGGTGAGTGTGGTATTTTATGTTGCATATATAGCTTACGGACAACCAGAAATTTTTAAAGGAAAGGTAAAACTCTTAGATCCTATTAACTTTTTTAAATATAAAAAATCTGGACTAACACCGTCTTTCTCTTTGGAGTTAAAAGAAAATCTTTTAAGACTTCTCAGCGAAGAGAAAATATATTTGGACAATGATTTGAATTTGGAATCATTATCTGATAAGCTTGGAACAACAAGACATAATACCTCTCAAGTAATTAATGAGCATTTTAACATGAGCTTTTCTGAGCTTATGAATCAATATAGAATAGATGAAGCTACAGAAATCTTAAAGAAAGATGAGTATAATAGTTTAAGTATTATACAGGTAGCATACGAAGTTGGTTTTAATAATAAAGTCTCGTTTAATAAGTCCTTTAAAAAACAATTGTCTCTTACGCCAACACAATACATTAAATCTATAAGAGCGTAA
- a CDS encoding M20/M25/M40 family metallo-hydrolase — translation MKQVILFCAFLIGVNSYSQTDKEVIRTIYDSSLSNGKSYEWLDHLSNQIGGRLSGSLNAERAVQWTKEELDKLGLDKVWLQPVMVPKWVRGAAEYAYIETRPGETISVNICALGGSVATPTLGIKASVVEVQSLEELKILGREKLEGKIVFFNRPMDETHINTFNAYGGCVDQRGSGAKEATKYGAVGVIVRSMNLRLDDFPHTGGTNYGDTPISERIPAAAISTNHAELLSSMIKLDNDVKFYFKQNCQQLPDVQSYNVIGEITGSEFPKEIIVVGGHLDSWDLGDGSHDDGAGCTQSMDVVRLLKESGIRPKRTIRIVLFMNEENGLRGGRKYAEVAKLKGENHIVALESDSGGFTPRGFSFDCNDEDFKQVLSWKHLFEPYLVHFFEQGGSGADIGPLKNEDIVLVGLRPDTQRYFDYHHAANDTFDAVNKRELELGAATMTALVYLYDKYGVK, via the coding sequence ATGAAGCAAGTAATATTATTTTGTGCATTCCTAATTGGAGTAAATTCATATTCTCAGACAGACAAAGAAGTTATTAGAACTATTTATGATTCATCATTATCAAATGGTAAAAGCTATGAGTGGCTAGACCATTTATCAAATCAAATAGGAGGAAGATTATCTGGGTCACTAAATGCAGAAAGAGCAGTACAATGGACTAAAGAAGAATTAGACAAATTAGGATTGGATAAAGTTTGGTTGCAACCAGTAATGGTGCCAAAATGGGTTAGAGGAGCTGCTGAGTATGCATACATCGAAACAAGACCAGGAGAAACAATTAGTGTAAATATTTGTGCTTTGGGAGGTTCGGTTGCTACACCAACACTTGGTATTAAAGCAAGCGTTGTTGAAGTGCAAAGCCTTGAAGAACTAAAAATCCTTGGTCGCGAGAAATTAGAAGGAAAAATTGTATTCTTTAATCGACCTATGGATGAAACACATATCAATACTTTTAATGCTTATGGAGGTTGCGTCGACCAACGTGGTTCAGGAGCTAAAGAAGCAACTAAATATGGCGCTGTAGGAGTTATTGTGAGATCTATGAATTTGCGTCTTGACGATTTTCCGCATACTGGAGGGACAAATTATGGAGATACACCAATTAGTGAGCGTATTCCTGCTGCAGCTATTAGTACCAATCATGCTGAGCTATTGAGCAGTATGATAAAACTTGATAACGATGTAAAGTTTTATTTCAAGCAAAACTGTCAACAATTGCCAGATGTACAATCTTATAATGTCATTGGTGAAATAACAGGAAGTGAATTTCCAAAAGAAATAATTGTTGTTGGAGGTCATTTGGATTCATGGGATTTAGGAGATGGCTCGCATGATGATGGAGCAGGTTGCACACAATCTATGGACGTTGTTAGATTATTAAAGGAGTCAGGAATAAGACCAAAGCGTACTATTAGAATAGTACTTTTTATGAATGAAGAAAATGGTTTAAGAGGAGGACGCAAATATGCAGAAGTAGCCAAACTAAAAGGGGAAAATCATATAGTTGCTTTAGAAAGCGATTCAGGAGGCTTTACACCTAGGGGGTTTTCATTCGATTGTAATGATGAAGATTTTAAACAAGTATTAAGTTGGAAACATTTGTTTGAGCCTTATTTAGTTCATTTTTTTGAACAAGGAGGAAGTGGAGCAGATATTGGGCCTTTAAAAAATGAAGATATAGTTTTGGTCGGATTGCGTCCAGATACTCAGCGTTATTTTGATTATCATCATGCAGCAAATGATACTTTTGATGCTGTTAATAAAAGAGAATTAGAACTAGGAGCAGCTACAATGACAGCTTTAGTTTATCTATATGATAAATATGGAGTGAAATGA
- a CDS encoding PPK2 family polyphosphate kinase, which translates to MKSIDINEFKVSEKINLSNISTTVDLGEDSKIIEKELKRVRKKLGKLQDTMYAHGKYAVLICIQGMDTAGKDSMIREVFKDFNTRGIIVHSFKVPTPKELSHDYIWRHYIALPERGKFGIFNRTHYENVLVTRVHPEYILGENIPSVNSIDDINDDFWNQRFEQINNFEKHIADNGIIIFKFFLNLSKQEQKNRLLRRLNKQEKNWKFSPGDLKERKLWDKYKECYEDAINRTSKAHAPWYTIPADDKPTARYIVAKILLETLKTYKDIKEPELDDDVKASIDIYKAQLENE; encoded by the coding sequence ATGAAATCTATTGATATTAACGAGTTTAAAGTTTCGGAAAAAATAAATCTATCAAATATATCGACAACTGTTGATTTAGGAGAAGACAGTAAGATAATAGAAAAAGAGCTTAAAAGGGTTAGAAAAAAACTTGGGAAGTTACAAGATACAATGTATGCTCATGGTAAATATGCAGTGCTTATTTGTATTCAAGGCATGGATACTGCTGGTAAGGATAGTATGATTCGTGAGGTTTTTAAAGATTTTAATACACGAGGTATCATTGTTCATAGTTTTAAGGTGCCAACACCAAAAGAGTTATCTCACGACTATATCTGGAGGCATTATATTGCTTTACCTGAAAGAGGAAAATTTGGAATTTTTAATAGAACACATTATGAGAATGTACTGGTAACTAGAGTACACCCAGAGTACATACTTGGAGAAAATATTCCTTCAGTTAACTCTATTGATGATATTAATGACGATTTCTGGAACCAGCGTTTTGAGCAAATAAACAATTTTGAAAAGCATATAGCAGATAATGGTATTATTATCTTTAAGTTCTTTTTAAACCTATCAAAACAAGAACAAAAAAACAGGTTGCTTAGAAGGCTCAACAAACAAGAAAAAAATTGGAAATTTTCTCCAGGCGATTTAAAAGAACGTAAGCTTTGGGATAAATATAAAGAGTGTTATGAAGATGCAATAAATAGAACATCTAAGGCACATGCGCCTTGGTACACGATTCCAGCTGATGATAAACCGACAGCACGTTATATAGTTGCAAAAATATTATTAGAAACACTTAAAACTTATAAAGATATAAAAGAACCAGAATTGGATGACGATGTAAAAGCAAGCATAGATATTTACAAAGCACAATTAGAAAATGAGTGA